In Agrobacterium sp. RAC06, a single window of DNA contains:
- a CDS encoding sarcosine oxidase subunit delta codes for MASLITCPHCGVRPKEEFIIRGDASPVRPAPGAPDDAWNAYVFIRDNPKGRIIEHWHHSAGCRRWLVVERDNAGSHEVYSVTDATVYAKEAAR; via the coding sequence ATGGCAAGCCTGATCACCTGTCCGCATTGCGGCGTCCGTCCCAAGGAAGAGTTCATCATTCGCGGCGATGCGAGCCCGGTTCGCCCGGCGCCGGGTGCGCCTGACGATGCCTGGAACGCTTACGTTTTCATCCGCGACAATCCGAAGGGCCGGATCATCGAGCACTGGCACCATTCGGCCGGCTGCCGCCGCTGGCTGGTGGTCGAGCGCGACAATGCTGGGAGTCACGAGGTCTATAGCGTGACCGATGCGACTGTTTACGCGAAGGAGGCCGCGCGATGA